The Proteiniborus sp. DW1 DNA window TCAAAAAGGTTCAATTCAAGAAGATATAGCTACAGAGCAAATCGAAGGTGCACAAATAAAAGCTCTTGGAAAAGTATCTAACTTAATACTTGAGCTAAAAACAGGAAAGGTAGATGCAGTTGTAGTAGAACAACCTGTGGCTGGTGCATATGTTAAAAATAACGCTGAACTATATATGACAGATATTATATTCAAGGATGAAGAAGGTGGCTCGGCAGTAGCTGTAAAAAAAGGCAATAAGGAATTATTAGATTCAATAAATAAAACAATAGAAAGACTAATAAAAGAAAATAAAATAGACGAATTTGTTTTAAATGCAACTGAAAGCATAGATAATGAATAGGCTAATGAGTAATTAGTCCTCATATTCAGTAGGAGGTAAAGAAGTGTTAGACTTTAGTTTCTTAAGTAAATACTATATGTTTTTTCTAATAGGAGTAAAAAACACTGTTATAATAGCATTCTTTTCAGTAATCTTTGGAGTAGTGTTAGGAACTCTATTAGGATTAATGAGGCAATCTAAAATTAAAATATTGAAGATAATTGCAACAGCCTATATAGAATTCGTTAGAGGTACACCTCTTCTGGTTCAGCTATTTATAGTATATTACGGCTTACCAATTAATCTTTCGACAGTACCAGCGGGTATTGTAGCTTTGACACTAAATAGTGGTGCATATGTAGCTGAAATTATCAGAGCTGGAATCGAAGCTATTGATAAAGGTCAAATGGAAGCTGCAAGATCTTTGGGTATGTCTCATGTCCAGTCAATGAGATATATAATACTTCCACAGGCATTAAAAAACATACTACCTGTATTGGGAAATGAGTTTATAACTATTATTAAGGAATCTTCTATTGTATCTGTTATTGGTGTGCCTGAGATAATGTACAATGCTGAGACGGTGAGGGGAAATACGTTTAAGCCCTTCGAGCCTCTACTAGTAGCAGCAGTGTTATATTTTGTATTGACCTACACTTTATCGAAGTTAGTTGGTAAACTTGAGAGGAGGCTAAAAAATAGTGATTAGGGTAAGAAATCTATGTAAAAAATTTGCTGACCTAGAGGTTTTAAATAATATAAGCACAGATATTAATAAAGGTGAGGTCCTTGTAATTATAGGTCCTAGTGGTTCAGGGAAAAGTACTTTTTTAAGATGTCTTAATCTTCTTGAAGAGCCTACATCAGGAGAAATAATTTTTGAAGGAACTTCCATAACAAGTAAAGACAATGATATAAATTTACTAAGACAAAAGATGGGTATGGTTTTTCAACAGTTTAACTTATTTCCTCATTTAACAGTATTAGAAAATATAACAATAGCGCCTATAAAAGTCAAAGGTATGTCTAAAGAAGAAGCAGAAAAAATTGCTTTAAACCTTTTAAAGAGAATAGGTCTAGAAGATAAAGCAAATGCGTATCCTCAAAATCTTTCAGGAGGACAAAAACAAAGAATAGCTATAACCAGAGCTTTAGCAATGTCCCCAGATGTGCTTTTATTTGATGAACCTACATCTGCATTAGATCCTGAAATGGTTGGAGAAGTGCTTGATGTAATGAAGGATTTAGCTAAAGATGGAATGACTATGATAGTGGTTACTCATGAAATGGGTTTTGCTAAAGAAGTTGCAGATAGGGTTTTTTTTATGGACAATGGGTATATAATAGAGGAAGGAGCTGCGGGCGAAGTTTTTAAAGCACCTAAAAGTCAAAGGACTAAAGACTTTCTTGCTAAATTGCTAGTTTAGCAAGAGAGTAAATATATATCCTAGTAAAGCAAATATTATTTTTTTGTCAACAATTTATGACAGAAACTTAACTTTATTTGATGTTTATTCTATTGCCCTTTAGAAAACTCCTAGATATAATTTGAATTGTACTGATACTTAAATACAATGTCTAAGGAGTGGGGCCATGCAGAATATTATAGCAGATAAAGGCAAAAAAAGAAGTCCTTATCTAGATACGATTGCCTTTCTTGCATTATTGGTAACGTTTTTTGGTTACATAGGCAGTAAAATGGGTATTAGCAATATGTTTTCGACAATAATGGCAACAGCTTATGAACTTTTAGTAGACACAGTATTATATATAATGGCAATAGCAGTACTAGCAGGAGCTTTTGGCAAGTTAGCCACAGAGTTTGGATTGGTAAAGTTATTAAATAAGATATTTTCACCACTTATGAGACCTTTATACAATCTTCCAGGAGTTGCATCACTTGGAATAATAACTACTTATCTTTCAGATAATCCTGCTATTATTTCATTAGCA harbors:
- a CDS encoding amino acid ABC transporter ATP-binding protein; translated protein: MIRVRNLCKKFADLEVLNNISTDINKGEVLVIIGPSGSGKSTFLRCLNLLEEPTSGEIIFEGTSITSKDNDINLLRQKMGMVFQQFNLFPHLTVLENITIAPIKVKGMSKEEAEKIALNLLKRIGLEDKANAYPQNLSGGQKQRIAITRALAMSPDVLLFDEPTSALDPEMVGEVLDVMKDLAKDGMTMIVVTHEMGFAKEVADRVFFMDNGYIIEEGAAGEVFKAPKSQRTKDFLAKLLV
- a CDS encoding amino acid ABC transporter permease, with product MFFLIGVKNTVIIAFFSVIFGVVLGTLLGLMRQSKIKILKIIATAYIEFVRGTPLLVQLFIVYYGLPINLSTVPAGIVALTLNSGAYVAEIIRAGIEAIDKGQMEAARSLGMSHVQSMRYIILPQALKNILPVLGNEFITIIKESSIVSVIGVPEIMYNAETVRGNTFKPFEPLLVAAVLYFVLTYTLSKLVGKLERRLKNSD